Part of the Sandaracinaceae bacterium genome, CATGCCGGCAGAAGAGCACGCCACCACTCAACCGTCAAGCGTGACTGTTGAGATGACGGGGACGGCGCCCCGCGCTACAGTCCTCGTGTGTCGACCAAGCCCACGACCCGCACCCGCGCCGAGTACGACGCGCAGCGCTCGGCCGCGACCCGCGCGCGCATCCTGGACGCCGCGCTCGAGACGCTGCTGGACGTCGGCTACGCGAAGACGACCACGGTCGAGATCGGGCGCCGCGCCGGGGTCGCGCGTGGCACGCTGCTACATCACTTCCCGGACCGCGAGTCCCTGATGGTGGCCGCGGTGCGTCACGTGTTCGAGCGCCGCCTGGCCGAGTTCGAGCAACAGGTCGACGCGCTCGGGCTGCTCGACGACCCACACGGCGCGCCCGACACCGACGCGCTGATCGAGCTCCTGTGGCGCGCCATCGACGGCGGCACGACCCTCGCGTGGGTGGAGCTCGTGGTCGCCACGCGCAACGACGCCGTGCTGCGGGCCGAGCTGATCCGGCTGATGGAAGAGTTCGACGAGCGCATCGCGGAGCGCTACGTGCGGTTCTTGCCGCGTGCCGCCGGAGCCGAACCGCCGCGTCGCCTGGTGTTCGCGCTCATGAACGGCCTGGTGCTGGACCGCATGAGCGGCCGCGACGCCCACGTCCCCGCGGTGCTCACGCTGCTGAAGGTAGCCACCCGCATGACCGGCTTGGGCGGCTGAGGCCTTCTTGGCAGGGACGACGACCTCACCACGCTGCGCAGCTCCGCTGCCACACCGGGAGCCACCTGCGGACCCTCAGAGCTCGTCGAACAACGCGTCGAACGTGTGGGGGAGGCCGCGCGAGAGCGGGAGCTCGACCGTGTCCGTCTCGAACGAGGAGGAGCGCGCCGCACCACCGAACTGCAGCAAGCCGACCTCGCCTCGCAGCCCGAGGCACACGTTGCCCACCTCCGTGAAGTTGGACGAGTTGCTCAGCATCATGTCGACCTTGGCCGTCGCCCGCCCCGAACCGGGCTCGTATTGGGGGTCCCAGAGGCGCACGCTCAGCTCGGTCACGTAGCGGCCCGGTCCAGAAGCAATGCCGTCCATGGCGTGCACCTCGACGCAGCTCGGGTCGATCCGCCCGGGCACGTTCAACCAGAAGTCGAAGCCGGTCAGCCCGAGGAGGCCGTTGGGCAGCCCCGGCTCTCCCGTCACCGTAGCCTCCTGCGCCGACGGGTCGGCGTGCTCGTGAACCGTGTTCTGGCCAAACGTCGCGTAGCTGAGCGTGTACTCGGCCGCAGCGCGCGCGCCGTGGCTGCGCCCGAAGGCTCCCACCAGGAGGTAGTCCACGCGCACCCACGTCGTCGCCTCGGACATGGCTTCGTTCATGTCCGCCCGATCCGAGAGGCCGAGGCTGTTCCGGGCCTGAACCGCGAAGCGGATGTCGTCGCCCTCGACGGCGGGCGCACCCAGCTGGATGCCGAGCCCTTGCGACGTGTAGCCGAGCGCCGGGTCGTAGGGGATGCGCTCGGCGAAGTCCGGCGCCACCTCGTAGAGGTCGGTGTCGATCCGATAGCCGCGGATGAACGCGACCAGCGTGTCGGCCGAAGCCAGCCTCTCGTCGGTGACCGTCGCCACGGCGCTCGCGACGTGCAGCTCGGGCATCGCCGCCGCGTGCGGTGGGATGGTGATCAGCACGCTCCCCTCGACGCTCTCGAGACGTGCGCTGTCCCAGCGCTCGACCCCGACGCGGACGTTCGGACGGTCGAACAACCCCGCCGCGCCGCCATCGTTCTGTGCCACGACGCGCAGACCGCTCTCGTCCAGAAGCACCTCGGACGTGAGCTCCATGCGCGAGAGGCGATGCGGGAGGTCGCGCCACCGATGATGGAGTTCCGTCGTGACGACGACTGGCGCGTCAGACCCACCGGAGCCGCACGCGGAAGGGAGCGCGCATGACGCGACGGTCAGGATGGCCGCCGCGAGCCTACGCGGATGATGGAGGGGTGATCGCATGGGGCCTCACGCGGACCCGGGCCCGCCATGGGAAGTGCACGACAGGGGAGCACGTCCATCTCGGGGACTCAAGCGTCACCACTCCGTGTCGCCGGGGGGAACGGTGGGTGGCGACCGAGCGCAGGCCGTCAGCAGCGTCATGTGAATTGACACGGCGCAGCGTGACGGCTTGCGCCTGCGTCATTCCGGGCCTAAAGAACCCGTGTTCGAGATGCCCGCGCTTCCCACACTGCGAGCGACCGCCTTCTTCGCCTGGCTGGCAGCGGCCTTGCTCTCCGCGAGCACGCCCATCGCCACCAGCGCACAGGTCGCCCAGGTCATGGAGCACAGCGAGTCCGGTTCCGGGCACGCGGTGCTGTCCATGGACGAGGCCGCGCAGGAGTTCGAACCCGACGTGCGTCGACCGGACAACCTGGACGAAGACCAGGTGGAGCTCGAAGACGCCCTCACGACCTTGCACGCGCCCTTCGGGCCGCAGCGGGTCGGCGAGCCGAGCGAGGACTTCGTCCTCGGTCATCAGCAGGTAGAGCCCGCCCACTTCACCGCGGCCGTCGGCGCACGCGCGCCGCCCCGCGCCTGAGCCGTCGCGCACCCCGCGCCTGCCCGCCCTGACCTCGTTTCGTCCGGGCCGACGCTGGTGAACACGGCTGGAGTCACACGATCACGTGTGCGCTCCCACGTTCGCATCGTAGCGCCGTCTCCGTAGCGCCACGTCGTTCGCACACAGTCTCGCCACGTCCGTGCTGGGCCCGTCCCACGCGCTGCCACGCGGCCCGATGCGCCTGTAATTCGCGCCGCAACCCGGCCCTGCTCGACCATTGCCCCTCAGGGGTCCCCCGCATGCGTCAAGAGTTCATCCCCCCGTCGCTCCATACCCACGGCCTCTCGCGTCGTGGGTCCGAGCTTGTCGTCATCGGCAAGCAGGACGGCACGCTGGCCGTCCGTCGTCTTGCGCATCGACACGGGCTGGGGTCGTCGCTCACGGAAAGAGAGAGTCAACATGAGTAGCCGCTTGGTTTCACCGCTCTCGGTGCTCGCGGGCGTGTCCTTGATGGTCGCGGGCTGTGTCCCTGCGCTCCCTCAGGGCGCCGCCCGGGCCCCGAACACGGAGGTCCCGGACGCGTTCGGAGGTGCCCTCGACACCAGCAACTCCGCGCTGGTCGACTGGCACGACTTCTTCGAGGACCCCCAGCTGGTGGCCCTCATCGACGTCGCCCTCGAGAACAACCAGGAGCTCAACATCCTGGTCCAGGAGATGCTGGTCACGCAGAGCGAGATCCGGGCGCGGCGCGGCGACTACCTCCCGCGCCTCGGCATCGGGGGTGGCGCCGGCATCGAGCGCGTGGGCGAGCACAGCAGCCAGGGTCGCAGCGACGAACAGGCGGGCCTCCGCCAAGACCTGCAGGACTACCGGGTCGGACTCTTCGCGTCCTGGGAGGTCGACATCTGGCGCCAGCTGCGCAACCTGCGCGACGCGGCGGTCAACCGATACCTGGCCAGCGTCGAGGGGCGGAACTTCATGGTGACCCGGCTGGTGGCCGAGATCGCCAACCTCTACTACGAGCTGCTCGCGCTGGACGCCCGCCAGGAGGTCATCACCAACAGCATCGCGCTCCAGGAGACCGCGCTGGAGTTGGTGCGCGCGCAGCTGCAGTCGGCCCGCGTCACGTCGCTCGCCGTCACCCGCTTCGAGGCGCAGCTGCGCGGCTTCCAAGCCAACCAGTACGAGATCGCCCAGGCCATCGTGGAGCGCGAGAACCGGCTGAACTTCCTGTTGGGGCGCTTCCCGCAGCCCATCCCCCGCAGCTCCGCGGACTTCCTCTCCCGGCAGCCCATGGTGGTGTCTGCCGGGCTACCGACGCAGCTGCTCGAGAACCGACCCGACGTGCGCCAAGCGGAGCTCTTGCTCGAGGCCTCGTCCTTGGACGTCCGGGCCGCCCGCGCGCGCTTCTACCCCGCGCTGCGCCTGGAGGCGGGCGTAGGGCTCCACTCCTACAACATCCGGCAGCTCATCTCGCCGGGCTCCATCGTCTACAACCTGTTCGCCAACATCCTCGCGCCGCTGTTCAACCGGAACGACATCACGGCGCAGTACTTCGCGTCGAACGCGCGCCAGATGCAGGCGGTCATCGTGTACGAGCAGGCCATCCTCGGCGCCTACGTCGAGGTCATGACGTCGCTCAGCCGCATCAACAACCTGCGCAGCATGTTCGAGCTGAAGGAGATGCAGGTGGCGCGGCTCACGGAGTCCATCGAGATCTCGAACAACCTCTTCAACTCGGCGCGCGCCGACTACCTCGAGGTCCTGACCACGCGCCGCGACGCCCTCGAGGCCCAGATCGAGCTGATCGAGATCCGCCGGCTGCAGCTCAGCGCTGCGGTCGAGGTGTACCGCGCGCTGGGCGGCGGTTGGCGCACAGGAGACGACGCGACCGAAGGGTCCACGGCACCAGGGTCCACACAAGATTCCGCGGAAAGCACCGCCGGAGGAGAACAATGATGTCTAGAGCACGATCCACCGCGAGCACCGGGCCCTCTATGCGGTCCTTGGCCTGCGCGCTGCTTCTGTCCCTCCCGTCCTCCGCGATGGTCGCGTGCAGCTCGGGCCACGCCGAGCACCACACGGAGGAGGCCCACCACCCGGTCGTGCTGACCAACCCGGCCGTGATGGACTTCCCCACCAGTGAGGAATACGTAAGCCAGATCCACTCGCGGCGGCACGTCGAGATCCGCGCGCTGGACGAGGGCTACCTGCGGGCCATCCCCGTGCAGGAGGGCCAGGCCGTCACCCAAGGGCAGCTGATGTTCAAGCTGCTCCCGGTGGTCTACCGCGCGCGCCTCGACAGCCACCGCGCCGAGCTGCACCTGGCCGAGATCCGGGTGCGCAACGCCCGCCAGCTGTTCGAGCAGCACATCGTGTCGGACCAGGAGGTCGCCATGGCCGAGGCCGAGCGCAATCGGGCGCGCGCCGAGAACGACCTCGCCGAAGCCGAGTTCCGCTTCACGAACATCGTCGCGCCCTTCGACGGCATCATGGACCGGCAGTACGTGCAGGAGGGCAGCCTGGTCGAGGCCGGCGACATGCTCACCACGGTCTCCGACAACAGCCTCATGTGGGTGTACTTCAACGTGCCCGAGGCCGACTACCTGCGCTTCAGGGCCATCCCCGACGCCACGGATCCAGAGCACCCGCAGACCCTACGCATCCCTGGCGCGCGCGTGGAGCTGCGCCTCGCGAACGGGGCGCTGTTCGACCAGGTGGCGGCCGAGACGCTCACCATCGAGTCAACGTTCGACAACGAGACCGGCAACATCCAGTTCAGGGCGGACTTCCCGAACCCCGCCAACCTCCTACGGCACGGCCAGACGGGCACGTTGGTCATCAACGAGACCCTCCACGACGTGCTCGTCATCCCACAGCGCGCCGTGTTCGACGTGCTCGACAAGCAGTACGTGTTCGTCGTCGACGCGGAAGGCATCGCCCACCAGCGCGAGATCACCGTCTCGAACGAGTCGGACGACGTCTTCGTCATCAGCCGCGGCCTTACCGCCGAGGACCGCATCGTGCTCGACGGAGTGCGCCAGGTACACGACGGAGAGCACATCGAGAGCACCGAGTTCCGCTCGCCCGAAGACGGTCTCTCGCATTTGAAGCAGCACGCCGAATAGACCTTCCCAGGCGGCGCTCCACGGGGCCTCACAACAAGACAGGCGACCATGTTCACGAAGATTCTCAAGCGACCAGGTCTGGCGATTGTTCTCTCGATCGTCATCATGTTCCTTGGTGTTCTAGGTATCGAAAGCCTCCCCATCGCGCAGTTCCCCGACGTGGCCCCGCCGACGGTCTACGTGTCCATCGCGTACCCAGGCGCCAGCGCGAACGTCTTGACCGACTCCGTGCTCGTGCCGCTCGAGCAGTCCATCAACGGCGTGCAGGACATGCGCTACATGGTCTCCAGCGCCACGAGCGCCGGCGAGGCGACCATCGCCATCTTCTTCGAGCCCGGGACCAACCCGGACATCAACGTCGTGAACGTGCAGAACCGCGTCAACATCATGTTGAGCCGATTGCCACCCCTCGTCGTTCGAGAAGGCATCCTCGTCAGCCAGGTCGTGCCGAGTATGTTGATGTATCTCAACATCTTCAGCACTGATCCGAACGCGGATCAGACTGACCTCTTCAACTACGCGAACGTCTACATCATGCCGGTGCTCAAACGCATCCAGGGCATGGGCATCCCGCGCAACCTCGGCAACCGTAGCTTCGCGATGCGCATCTGGCTGAACCCCGAGCGCATGCGCGCCTACGACATCTCCGTCGAGGACGTCATGGAGGCCGTCGCCGAACAGAGCATCATCGGCTCGCCGGGGCGACTCGGTCAGGCGACCGGCATGGTCTCGCAGTCGCGCGAGTACGTGCTCACGTACATCGGCCGCTACAACGAGCCCGAGCAGTACGGCGACATCATCCTGCGAGCGCGACCCAACGGCGAGATCCTGCGCCTGAGGGACATCTGCGTCCGCCCGAACACAGTGGAACCCATCGTGGTGCCGGCAGGAGACGACGCCGACGACACGGCGGAGGCCGACGCCGATGACCACGTGGCGGCCGCCCGCCCGGCGCACGGCACGAACGAGCACGAGGGCATCGAGCTGGGCTCGGAGTTCTTCGACATCTACTCGGACGTCGATGGACACCCCACCGCGTCCATCGTGCTCAAGCAGGCGCCAGGTTCGAACGCGGCCGAGATCATCGAGGAGGTCAAGCGCACCCTCGACGAGCTGCGCGAGTCGTTCCCCCCTGGCATGGACTACGAGATCGCCTACGACGTCTCGCGCTTCGTCGACGCGTCCATCGAGCAGGTGCTCCACACGCTGCTCGAAGCGTTCCTGCTGGTGTCGCTCGTGGTCTTCATGTTCCTCGGCGACGTCCGCTCGACGCTCATCCCGACGCTGGCCGTGCCCGTCTCGCTCATCGGCAGCTTCTTCGTGCTGACGCTGATGGGCTTCTCCATCAACCTCATCACCCTCTTCGCCATGGTGTTGGCCATCGGCGTCGTCGTGGACGACGCGATCGTGGTCGTGGAGGCCGTGCACGCGAAGATGGCCGAGAAACACCTCACGCCCTATCGGGCCACGTGGGAGGTGCTCCAGGAGATCAGCGGCGCCATCATCGCCATCACGCTCGTGATGACCGCCGTGTTCGTCCCGGTGACGTTCGTCCCGGGCCCGGTCGGCGTGTTCTACCGCCAGTTCGGCGTGACGATGGCGTCGACCATCATCCTCTCGGGCGTGGTCGCGCTCACGCTCACGCCCGTGCTGTGCGCGATGATCCTCAAGCCACACGACCCGCACGCCCACGGCGAGCACGACACGCGTAGCCTGAAGGAGCGCTTCCAGGCGCTGAGCGGCAAGCAGATCGCCGTGTACGCGCTGCTGGGGTTGCCCGCGTTGCTCGGCATCACCTACCTGGCCCACGAGCTGTGGGGACCCATCGGCTTCCTGCTCCTGCTGGTTCCCTTCGTTCAGGCGCCCTTCAGCCGCGGCATCGACAAGATCACGAACTTCTACGCGCTGCGCCTGCTCAAGCCCATCGTGACGCGTCGGCTCGTGACGGTGCTGGTGGTCGCCGGCTTCGCGATGGGCATCGTCGGCGAGAGCTCCCTCCTCCCCAGCGGCTTCATCCCCGGCGAGGACCAGGGCATCATCTACGCCGTGCTCCAGACCCCACCCGGCTCGACGCTGGAGTACACCAACGCCAAGTCGCAGGAGCTCGAGCGCATCGCCCACGACATCGAAGGAGTGCGCTCCGTGACGTCCGTCGCGGGCTACGAGATCCTCACCGAGGGCCGTGGCTCCAACGCCGGCACTGCCATCATCAACCTCGAGGACTGGTCCGAGCGCGAGCACACAGCCCAGGAGATCATCGAGGAGCTCGAGGAGCGCACGCACGAGATGACGGACATCAAGCTCGAGTTCTTCGAGCCGCCTGCCATCCCGGGCTTCGGCGCCGCGGGCGGTATCGCCATGCGCGTGCTCGACCAGACGCAGTCGAGTACACCGGACTACGAGCGGCTGGGGGTCGTCACCGAGGAGTTCATCGCGGCGCTGCGGGAGAGGCCGGAGGTGGGCAGCGTCTTCACGTTCTACGCGGCCGACTATCCGCAGTACGAGCTCGTCATCAACAACGACGTGGCCATGCAGAAGGGCGTGTCCATCGAGCGCGCCCTGAACAACCTCAACATCCTCATCGGCAGCACGTACGAGCAGGGCTTCGTGCGCTTCAACCAGTTCTACAAGGTCTACGTGCAGGCGTGGCCCGAGTTCCGGCGCATGCCGGACGACCTCAATGACCTCTTCGTCCGCAACGAGGCCGGCGAGATGGTCCCCTACTCGTCGTTCATGCGTATCGAGCGGAGGCAGGGCCTGAACGAGATCACCCGCTACAACCTGTATCCCTCCGCGGCCATCCAGCTCGTCCCAGCGTCGGGCTACTCCACGGGTCAGGCCATCGCCGCCGTCCGCGAGGTCGCCGAGGCCACCCTCCCACGCGGCTACGACCTCGGCTGGGAAGGCCTCTCGTGGGACGAGTCGCGGCAAGGCAACGCAGCCCTCTACATCTTCCTGATCGTCGTCGCCTTCGTGTATTTGGTGCTCGTCGCGCAGTACGAGAGCTTCCTGATCCCGTTGGCCGTCATCTTCTCGCTCCCCATCGGCATCTTCGGCTCCTTCTTCCTGCTGCAGGGAGCCGGCCTGGCGAACGACGTCTGGGCGCAGCTGGGCATGATCATGTTGGTCGGTCTGCTCGGAAAGAACGCGATCCTGATCGTGGAGTTCGCCGTCCAGCGGAGACACGAGGGGGCGTCGCTGAAGGACGCGGCCATCGAGGGCGGCAAGCTGCGCTTCCGGCCCATCCAGATGACGTCCTTCGCGTTCGTCGCCGGCCTCATCCCGCTCGTCGTGTCCCACGGCGCCGGCGCCATCGGCAACCGCACCATCGGCATCACGGGCGTCGGCGGCATGCTCTTGGGCACGGTCGTGGGTGTCATCGTCATCCCGGGCCTGTACTACCTGTTCGCGCGCATCTCGGACGGCAAGAAGCTCTTGCGAGACGAGGTGGACACGCCGCTCAGCGAGCCCTCGGAGGACACGCCGTTCACGTTCGAGGACCTGCCCGACGAGCCCGCGGCTTCGACCACGTCCGGCCCGAACGATACCAAGGCGCCACCCGAGACGGCCACGACCGCGGCAGGGGCAGCGCCAGTGGTGGTCGGAGCGCCGGTCGCCGCTTCGCCTGAACCGGCCGCCCCGCCCGAGAGGCCGGAGCCAACCCCGCCTGCGCCGACGTCCGCCAAGGCCGAGCCCGCGCAGTCGACGCCCGCGCCGACGCCCGCCGAGGCCGAGCCTACGCAGACCCTCGCGCCCGTCGCGCCGAAAGCCCCCGAGCCCAGCGCGGCCACTTCGCCGGCGGCATCCGTGCCGCCCCCCGCCGCAACGCCCGAGTCCGCCAAGCCCACGCCGTCAGCCACGGCGGAGCCCGAACCCACGAAGCCCAGCGCAGCGACCACCGACGCGCCGCAAGCACCCGCAGAGACCACTCCCCCGAAGCCCGAAGGGACCGACGAGTCCTGACCTCCTGTGAGGCGGCGGCCCAGATCCCGCGCCGTCGGGCGATGACTCGACGGCGCGACGTTCGGCCACACTCCCTGTGGGGCGAATGCTCCGCGCGCGTCGGTGCTTCGGCTCGACACCCCGCCTCGCCCTGTGGTTGACTCCCGCCGTCGATGGAAGCCGTCATCCTCACGATCGTGTTCTTCGTCCTCGCCGCCCTCGGCCTGGGCGTGTGGTGGTTCTCGTCGGACCGCGTCGGCAAACGCCGCCTGCAGAGCGTCGCGAGCACACCCATCGAGAGCGCTGCGGAGGGCGCGCTCGTGAAGGTCACGGGCACGCTCTCGCTCGCGGACCACCCCGAGCTCGAGGGCCCCCTCACCGGCCGACGCTGCGTCGGCTACGTGGTCGAGGTCAAAGAGCGTACGCAGTCGGGCGCCAAGGCGAACTGGGACACCATCGTCATGACCGAGGACGCGGTGGCGTTCGTCGTCGAAGACGCCACGGGGCGCGCCCTGGTGAAGGCCGCGGGCGCCCACCTGGTCCTGGTCCGCGACGGGCACGTCCACTCGGGCGCGCTCAGCGACCACGCGGAGCGCGCGAAGGACTTCCTCATGCGGCAGGGCACGGAGAGCGAGAACGTGCTGCGCTTGAAGAAGGCCCTCCGCTACGAAGAGGGCGTGCTCGAACAGGGCGAAGAGGTGAGCATCCTGGGAGTCGCCAACTGGGAGCCCGTCCCCGCGACCCTGCGGCGAGACGGCGACGCGACCGACGCCAAGTGGCTGGTCCTGAGCGCCCCGAGCAACGGGCAGCTCACCATCAGCGACGACCCGACGACCATCTGATCCCGCGCTCGGGCGGGGAGTACCCGACGCAGCGCCAGGTTGAACTCCCTCGTGCACATGCGTGGTACGTTGCCTCTGGAACAATCGACCTCACGGCGCTCCACATGTCACGTCCCGCACCCTGCTCCCTCGCCGCCTTCCTGCTCGCCTCCCTCTCCACGCTGACGGGCTGCGGTGGCGACGGAGGAGGCGACGGTGGGACCACCACGTTGTGCACGGCGGACATCGAGTGCAGCGACGGTCGCTTCTGCAACGGCGCCGAGCGCTGCGCCCCGGGGAGCGCCGACGCCGACGCGCGAGGCTGCGTCGCCGCCGTGAGCCCGTGCCTCGCCGCACAGACGTGCGACGAAGGGGCGCAGCGCTGCACGACCGAGTGCGAGATCACGGGGGACGCCGACGGCGACGGTCACCTCGACGTGTCCTGTGGCGGGGACGATTGCGCCGACAACGACGCGCTGCGCTTCCCCGGCAACCTCGAGGTCTGCGACACGGCGGACCACGACGAGGACTGCGATCCGAGCACCTTCGGCGTGCGCGACCTCGACCAGGACGGCATCGCCGACGGCGCATGCTGCAACGTCAGCGGCGACGAGCGCTTCTGCGGCCGGGACTGCGACGACACCGCGGCGGGCGTGCACCCCAACGCGCCCGAGGTGTGCGACGGGGCGGACAACGACTGCGACGGGACGAACGACGAGGGCGTGTTCGCCACGTTCTACCGAGACGCGGACGGCGACGGATATGGCGACCCCACCGCGCCCGTGGAGCACGCCTGCGGCTCGGCCCACGACGACTCGGAGAACGGCTTCGACTGCGACGACGACAACGACACCGTGCGCCCCGGAGCCGTCGAGCTGTGTGACGGCGTCGACAACAACTGCGACGGCCTCTACGAGCGTG contains:
- a CDS encoding TetR/AcrR family transcriptional regulator; amino-acid sequence: MSTKPTTRTRAEYDAQRSAATRARILDAALETLLDVGYAKTTTVEIGRRAGVARGTLLHHFPDRESLMVAAVRHVFERRLAEFEQQVDALGLLDDPHGAPDTDALIELLWRAIDGGTTLAWVELVVATRNDAVLRAELIRLMEEFDERIAERYVRFLPRAAGAEPPRRLVFALMNGLVLDRMSGRDAHVPAVLTLLKVATRMTGLGG
- a CDS encoding TolC family protein, which produces MSSRLVSPLSVLAGVSLMVAGCVPALPQGAARAPNTEVPDAFGGALDTSNSALVDWHDFFEDPQLVALIDVALENNQELNILVQEMLVTQSEIRARRGDYLPRLGIGGGAGIERVGEHSSQGRSDEQAGLRQDLQDYRVGLFASWEVDIWRQLRNLRDAAVNRYLASVEGRNFMVTRLVAEIANLYYELLALDARQEVITNSIALQETALELVRAQLQSARVTSLAVTRFEAQLRGFQANQYEIAQAIVERENRLNFLLGRFPQPIPRSSADFLSRQPMVVSAGLPTQLLENRPDVRQAELLLEASSLDVRAARARFYPALRLEAGVGLHSYNIRQLISPGSIVYNLFANILAPLFNRNDITAQYFASNARQMQAVIVYEQAILGAYVEVMTSLSRINNLRSMFELKEMQVARLTESIEISNNLFNSARADYLEVLTTRRDALEAQIELIEIRRLQLSAAVEVYRALGGGWRTGDDATEGSTAPGSTQDSAESTAGGEQ
- a CDS encoding efflux RND transporter periplasmic adaptor subunit; the protein is MRSLACALLLSLPSSAMVACSSGHAEHHTEEAHHPVVLTNPAVMDFPTSEEYVSQIHSRRHVEIRALDEGYLRAIPVQEGQAVTQGQLMFKLLPVVYRARLDSHRAELHLAEIRVRNARQLFEQHIVSDQEVAMAEAERNRARAENDLAEAEFRFTNIVAPFDGIMDRQYVQEGSLVEAGDMLTTVSDNSLMWVYFNVPEADYLRFRAIPDATDPEHPQTLRIPGARVELRLANGALFDQVAAETLTIESTFDNETGNIQFRADFPNPANLLRHGQTGTLVINETLHDVLVIPQRAVFDVLDKQYVFVVDAEGIAHQREITVSNESDDVFVISRGLTAEDRIVLDGVRQVHDGEHIESTEFRSPEDGLSHLKQHAE